The following proteins are encoded in a genomic region of Tigriopus californicus strain San Diego chromosome 6, Tcal_SD_v2.1, whole genome shotgun sequence:
- the LOC131882289 gene encoding uncharacterized protein LOC131882289 produces MQENTNPKLLFEVAKIGVGGIQLGELLIKNGHQNSRITYLKVDIESAELEALPVWIKSGALNNAMQLGLELHGVDRYPSEFWSILQDLYHLGFRVISYDPNFCSSYATRGLYQSFEIVFINADDY; encoded by the exons ATGCAAGAAAATACTAATCCCAAATTACTATTTGAAGTGGCCAAGATTGGTGTAGGAGGGATTCAACTTGGTGAATTGCTCATTAAAAATGGTCATCAGAACTCTCGCATCACTTACTTAAAG GTTGATATTGAATCTGCAGAATTGGAAGCATTGCCGGTTTGGATTAAAAG TGGTGCTCTGAACAATGCCATGCAATTGGGTCTTGAACTACATGGTGTTGATAGATATCCCTCGGAATTTTGGAGCATCCTCCAAGACCTCTATCATCTCGGATTTAGGGTGATTTCCTATGATCCAAACTTTTGTTCCTCTTATGCCACAAGAGGCCTTTATcagtcatttgaaattgtattCATAAATGCGGATGATTATTAG